A region of Drosophila suzukii chromosome 2L, CBGP_Dsuzu_IsoJpt1.0, whole genome shotgun sequence DNA encodes the following proteins:
- the LOC108006696 gene encoding zinc finger protein 892, translated as MADLCRVCHETSENMVNIFEGSGNLGISIEHMISEVTGFRLEKGDSFPNSICPPCLEDAQNAYDIIQTYERSYRIFCEAKDAILEDDSTEEDSNHMIPNSESDSVKETLKEKRRRRWKEKKKTHVCSQCKKAFQIASLLKRHVQRTHVGKRPYQCSHCPKAFGDTYTLKMHIMIHTGERPFKCSRCPMAFKKDCSLRRHFGQHTGNLPYKCSQCPKAFYDRGGLKQHFVLHLEGRPFQCDQCERSYRDEHSLKRHSSGHTRERLFKCSLCPKAFQHNSGLKRHNMSHTGERPFPCDQCEKSFGTVTSLNRHTRIHTGERPYKCSLCESTFSDPSSLKQHELIHTDERPFKCDQCVRAFRARSDLKKHMRTHTGEKPFKCVHCQKNFAQRIGLRNHKEMFHKGESNNTGTS; from the coding sequence ATGGCGGACCTTTGTCGAGTTTGCCATGAAACCTCCGAAAACATGGTAAACATTTTCGAAGGATCGGGAAATCTTGGAATTTCCATAGAGCACATGATATCTGAAGTTACCGGTTTCAGACTCGAAAAAGGAGACTCATTTCCGAACTCCATTTGCCCGCCCTGCCTGGAAGATGCGCAAAATGCTTACGATATTATACAAACCTACGAGCGCAGCTACAGGATCTTTTGTGAAGCTAAGGATGCGATCCTGGAGGATGATTCAACAGAGGAAGATAGTAATCATATGATACCAAATAGCGAATCTGACTCCGTTAAGGAAACCCTAAAGGAAAAGAGGAGACGGAGATGGAAGGAGAAGAAAAAGACGCACGTGTGCTCCCAGTGCAAGAAGGCTTTTCAGATCGCCTCGCTTCTGAAGCGGCACGTCCAGCGCACCCACGTGGGGAAACGGCCGTACCAGTGCAGTCATTGCCCAAAGGCATTTGGGGATACCTACACCCTGAAGATGCACATCATGATCCACACGGGCGAGAGGCCGTTCAAGTGCTCCCGCTGTCCGATGGCATTTAAAAAAGACTGCAGTCTGAGAAGGCACTTTGGCCAGCACACTGGGAATCTTCCGTACAAGTGTTCCCAGTGTCCGAAGGCCTTTTACGACCGGGGTGGTCTCAAGCAACACTTTGTGTTGCATTTGGAGGGGCGGCCGTTTCAATGCGATCAGTGCGAAAGGTCATATAGGGATGAGCACTCCCTGAAAAGGCACTCTAGCGGGCACACTCGGGAACGTTTGTTCAAGTGCTCCCTCTGCCCGAAGGCCTTTCAGCACAACTCCGGACTTAAGCGCCACAATATGAGCCACACGGGAGAACGGCCGTTTCCATGTGATCAATGCGAGAAGTCTTTCGGGACTGTGACTTCCCTCAACAGACATACAAGGATTCACACGGGGGAACGACCCTACAAGTGTTCCCTCTGTGAATCGACCTTTTCGGATCCATCAAGTCTTAAGCAGCACGAACTGATTCACACGGACGAACGACCGTTTAAATGTGATCAATGCGTTAGGGCTTTCAGGGCAAGAAGTGATTTAAAGAAACATATGAGGACTCACACGGGAGAAAAGCCCTTTAAGTGTGTCCACTGTCAGAAGAATTTTGCGCAACGAATCGGTCTGCGTAATCACAAAGAAATGTTTCACAAGGGGGAATCAAATAATACGGGTACATCTTAG
- the LOC108007942 gene encoding zinc finger protein Paris-like — protein MKELCRVCMLNSQDMINIFDGAPESGIPIVDIIAHHTGLEVQRGDLFPESVCKICLQDAQNSYKQIHHFPTIVKEEEEVLEENLIEEAESQIFMCQVKEEVLHGELKEEGNPDEEFLIEDERLCFFQDVNYQVKEEDTHCLEPQVKNEPIEDDFQEEVNPLLEIPGDQPDERVKDDDTGQEVKYEPIEDDFEDEVKPFLEINSDQPDKQVEDDEIAQARLNWKNSYKCSYCQISFRNRSSMMKHFLKHTGERPYKCSQCPNSYKVKESLLAHMMTHRGEEPFKCPHCSKGFVREPSLKKHLSIHTGERPFKCAVCSKTFRLKEHLKRHNRCHTGERPYQCDQCEKTFADNSFLTVHKRSHTGERPYKCPDCQATYVDSGSLRKHRMTDTIEPFNCDHCDQTFKAKGCFNYHIRSLDCSSKVKNLG, from the coding sequence ATGAAAGAGCTGTGTCGCGTTTGCATGCTGAATTCCCAAGACATGATTAATATTTTCGATGGAGCCCCGGAATCTGGAATTCCTATAGTGGATATTATTGCTCACCATACTGGATTGGAAGTCCAGCGAGGAGACTTATTTCCTGAGTCAGTTTGCAAAATATGCCTGCAGGATGCGCAAAATTCGTATAAGCAAATCCACCACTTTCCAACTATAGTTAAGGAGGAAGAGGAAGTTCTTGAGGAGAATCTTATAGAGGAGGCGGAAAGCCAGATATTTATGTGCCAAGTGAAGGAGGAGGTCCTTCATGGGGAACTAAAAGAGGAAGGGAATCCAGACGAGGAATTTTTGATAGAGGACGAACGCCTGTGCTTCTTTCAAGATGTTAACTACCAAGTTAAAGAAGAGGACACCCATTGTTTGGAACCCCAAGTGAAGAACGAACCCATCGAAGATGATTTCCAAGAGGAAGTCAATCCCTTACTAGAAATCCCAGGTGATCAACCCGACGAACGAGTAAAAGACGATGACACTGGACAAGAAGTGAAGTACGAGCCCATTGAAGATGATTTCGAAGATGAGGTCAAACCCTTTTTAGAAATCAATAGTGATCAACCTGATAAACAAGTAGAAGACGATGAAATTGCACAGGCCCGTCTTAATTGGAAAAATTCGTACAAGTGTTCCTACTGCCAAATAAGCTTTCGCAATCGATCATCTATGATGAAGCACTTCCTTAAGCACACGGGGGAAAGACCATATAAGTGCAGCCAGTGCCCAAACTCCTATAAAGTGAAGGAGTCCCTATTGGCGCACATGATGACCCACAGGGGAGAGGAGCCGTTCAAGTGCCCCCATTGCTCTAAGGGCTTTGTGCGAGAACCCAGTCTGAAGAAACACCTAAGCATTCACACAGGGGAGCGGCCGTTCAAGTGTGCCGTCTGTTCGAAAACATTTCGGCTTAAGGAACATCTTAAGCGCCACAATAGGTGCCACACGGGAGAACGACCCTATCAATGTGATCAATGCGAAAAGACCTTTGCGGATAATTCTTTTCTAACGGTGCACAAACGAAGTCACACGGGCGAGCGACCCTATAAATGCCCCGATTGTCAGGCAACTTATGTGGATAGTGGAAGTCTCAGAAAACACAGAATGACTGACACGATAGAACCGTTTAATTGTGACCACTGCGACCAGACTTTTAAGGCTAAGGGGTGTTTTAACTATCACATCAGATCTCTGGACTGTAGTTCAAAAGTAAAAAACTTAGGGTAA
- the LOC108006743 gene encoding zinc finger protein 431: MKKRCRVCMLNSQDMIDIFDGAPESEIPLSDIISRYTKREVKKGDPFPEKICKMCLQDAQTSYRIGQSFVSQFPSESQIFPCQVKEEFLDEGPKEEWSLNEEWLHEEKFNISPSQNENIGEENTHYLGPQVKNDPYDTNLNESGQPSIGDQNSTDKNSNSTDGVRLKKSDKCPYCEKTFCRPSYLRQHIRFHTDGRPFKCGLCPNSYRLKSHLVRHILGHSGARPFKCSICENSFRLKSHLKKHTLSHKGERPSRCDQCEKSFPTKRMLDAHSKIHMGENSYQCSICEACFSDSADLDQHKKIHTAEQPFKNQRNVLEEGLDEEVPEEPKVMNEPIKDDFQEEVNPILEIAGDQLDKQVNDDDIEIEVKNEPIEDDFQGEVSPLSNEKLKDDEITKARLNWKNSYKCSYCQITFRSRAAMMRHFLMHTGERPFKCSKCSNSYKARDTLLKHIKTHGEMPFNCPHCSMGFVRQSSWMNHLSTHTERPFKCPYCHMSFLQEAPLKKHLSTHSEERPHKCPHCAKGFVREPSLKKHLSIHTGERPFKCTTCSKTFRLKENLKRHNRCHTGERPYQCDQCEKSFAENSFLTVHKRSHTGERPYKCPDCQATYVDSGSLRKHRMTDTIEPFNCDHCDQTFKAKGCFNYHIRSLDCSSKVKNRVNLNNINF; this comes from the coding sequence ATGAAGAAACGGTGTCGCGTTTGCATGCTGAATTCCCAAGACATGATTGATATATTCGATGGAGCCCCGGAATCAGAAATACCTCTATCGGATATTATTTCTCGCTATACGAAAAGGGAAGTAAAAAAGGGCGACCCATTTCCTGAGAAAATTTGCAAAATGTGCCTGCAGGATGCGCAGACTTCGTATAGGATTGGCCAAAGCTTTGTCAGCCAATTTCCATCGGAAAGTCAGATATTTCCGTGTCAAGTGAAGGAGGAGTTTCTTGATGAGGGTCCAAAAGAGGAATGGAGCTTAAACGAGGAATGGTTGCATGAAGAAAAATTCAATATATCACCCTCTCAAAACGAAAACATTGGAGAGGAAAACACACATTATTTGGGTCCCCAAGTGAAGAATGATCCATACGATActaatttaaatgaaagtggCCAACCCAGTATTGGCGACCAAAATTCCACAGATAAAAATAGTAACAGTACCGATGGTGTTCGATTAAAGAAGTCGGACAAGTGTCCCTACTGCGAAAAGACCTTTTGCAGGCCATCATATCTCAGGCAGCACATCCGTTTCCACACGGATGGACGACCATTTAAGTGCGGCCTCTGCCCAAATTCATATCGACTGAAATCCCATCTCGTTCGCCACATTTTGGGCCACTCGGGTGCCCGACCATTTAAGTGCTCCATCTGCGAGAACTCCTTTCGGCTTAAGTCCCATCTGAAAAAGCACACGTTGAGCCACAAGGGGGAACGACCGTCTCGGTGTGATCAATGCGAAAAGTCTTTTCCGACTAAACGCATGCTAGACGCACACTCAAAGATTCACATGGGAGAAAATTCATACCAGTGTTCCATCTGCGAGGCATGTTTTTCGGATTCAGCAGACCTTGACCAACACAAAAAAATTCACACAGCGGAACAACCGtttaaaaaccaaagaaaTGTGCTGGAGGAGGGCCTTGATGAGGAGGTTCCTGAGGAACCCAAAGTGATGAACGAACCCATCAAAGACGATTTCCAAGAGGAAGTCAATCCTATATTGGAAATTGCAGGTGATCAACTCGACAAACAAGTCAATGACGATGACATTGAAATAGAAGTGAAAAATGAGCCCATTGAAGATGATTTTCAAGGGGAAGTCAGTCCCTTATccaatgaaaaattaaaagacgATGAAATTACGAAGGCCCGTCTTAATTGGAAAAATTCGTACAAGTGTTCCTACTGCCAAATAACTTTTCGGAGCCGAGCTGCTATGATGAGGCACTTCCTTATGCACACGGGGGAAAGACCATTTAAGTGCAGCAAATGCTCAAATTCCTATAAAGCAAGGGACACCTTATTGAAGCACATAAAGACACACGGAGAGATGCCGTTCAATTGCCCTCATTGCTCCATGGGCTTCGTGCGACAATCGAGTTGGATGAACCACCTTAGCACTCACACAGAACGGCCGTTCAAGTGTCCCTACTGTCACATGTCCTTCTTGCAGGAAGCCCCTTTAAAGAAACACCTTAGCACTCACTCAGAAGAACGACCCCACAAGTGCCCCCATTGCGCCAAGGGCTTTGTGAGAGAACCCTCGCTGAAGAAACACCTGAGCATTCACACAGGGGAACGGCCGTTCAAGTGCACAACCTGTTCGAAAACATTTCGGCTTAAGGAAAATCTTAAGCGCCACAATAGGTGCCACACGGGAGAACGTCCCTATCAATGTGATCAATGCGAAAAGTCCTTTGCGGAAAATTCCTTTCTCACAGTACACAAACGAAGTCACACGGGCGAGCGACCTTATAAATGCCCCGATTGTCAGGCAACTTATGTGGATAGTGGAAGTCTCAGAAAACACAGAATGACTGACACGATAGAACCGTTTAATTGTGACCACTGCGACCAGACTTTTAAGGCTAAGGGGTGTTTTAATTATCACATCAGATCTCTGGACTGTAGTTCAAAAGTAAAAAACAGGGTAAAtctaaataatattaatttttaa
- the LOC108007346 gene encoding zinc finger protein 431: protein MKKRCRVCMLNSQDMINIFDGAPESEIPLSDIISRYTKRDVKKGDPFPEKICKMCLQDAQTSYRIGQTFFSQFPSESQIFPCQVKEEFLDEDPKEEWSLNEEWLQEEVCKLSPSQDGKIGEENTHYLDPQVMNDPFDSNLNECSQPTIGDQNSKDKNSNSTDGVRLKKSDKCPYCEKSFCTPSYLRQHIRFHTDGRPFKCGLCPNSYRLKSHLVRHILGHSGARPFKCSICENSFRLKSHLKWHTLSHKGERPSRCDQCEKSFPTKRMLDAHSKIHMGENSYQCSICEACFSDSSDLDQHKRIHTAEQPFKNQRNVLDEEVPEEAKVMNEPIKDDFQEEVNPILEIAGDQLDKQVNDDDIEIEVKNEPIEDDFQGEVSPLSNEKLKDDEITKARLNWKNSYKCSYCQITFRSRAAMMRHFLMHTGERPFKCSKCSNSYKARDTLLKHIKTHGEMPFNCPHCSMGFVRQSSWLNHLSTHTERPFKCPYCHMGFMQEAPLKKHLSTHSEERPHKCPHCSMGFVHETTLRKHLSIHTGERPFKCSLCPKTFRLNEHLKRHIRTHTGERPYPCDQCEKSFADKPTLRVHKRLHTGERPYECPDCQATYGDNGGLRKHRMLYTEDRPFKCNICDKTFKSNACMSNHIKTHSAEKT, encoded by the coding sequence ATGAAGAAACGGTGTCGCGTTTGCATGctgaattcccaagatatgATTAATATATTCGATGGAGCCCCGGAATCAGAAATACCTCTATCGGATATTATTTCTCGCTATACGAAAAGGGACGTAAAAAAGGGCGACCCATTTCCTGAGAAAATTTGCAAAATGTGCCTGCAGGATGCGCAGACTTCGTATAGGATTGGCCAAACCTTTTTCAGCCAATTTCCATCGGAAAGTCAGATATTTCCGTGTCAAGTAAAGGAGGAGTTTCTTGATGAGGATCCGAAAGAGGAATGGAGCTTAAACGAGGAGTGGCTGCAAGAGGAAGTATGCAAACTCTCACCTTCTCAAGACGGGAAAATTGGAGAGGAAAACACACATTATTTAGATCCCCAAGTGATGAATGATCCATTTGATTCTAATTTAAATGAATGTAGCCAACCCACTATTGGCGACCAAAATTCCAAAGATAAAAATAGTAATAGTACCGATGGTGTTCGCTTAAAGAAGTCGGACAAGTGTCCCTACTGCGAAAAGTCCTTTTGCACACCATCATATCTTAGGCAGCACATCCGTTTCCACACGGATGGACGACCATTTAAGTGCGGCCTCTGCCCAAATTCCTATCGACTAAAATCCCATCTCGTTCGCCACATTTTGGGCCACTCGGGTGCCCGACCATTTAAGTGCTCCATCTGCGAGAACTCCTTTCGGCTTAAGTCCCATCTGAAATGGCACACGTTGAGCCACAAGGGGGAACGACCGTCTCGGTGTGATCAATGCGAAAAGTCTTTTCCGACTAAACGCATGCTAGACGCACACTCAAAGATTCACATGGGAGAAAATTCATACCAGTGTTCCATCTGCGAGGCATGTTTTTCGGATTCATCAGACCTTGACCAACACAAAAGGATTCACACAGCGGAACAACCGtttaaaaaccaaagaaaTGTGCTTGATGAGGAGGTTCCTGAGGAAGCCAAAGTGATGAACGAACCCATCAAAGACGATTTCCAAGAGGAAGTCAATCCTATATTGGAAATTGCAGGTGACCAACTTGACAAACAAGTCAATGACGATGACATTGAAATAGAAGTGAAAAATGAGCCCATTGAAGATGATTTTCAAGGGGAAGTCAGTCCCTTATccaatgaaaaattaaaagacgATGAAATTACGAAGGCCCGTCTTAATTGGAAAAATTCGTACAAGTGTTCCTACTGCCAAATAACTTTTCGGAGCCGAGCTGCTATGATGAGGCACTTCCTTATGCACACGGGGGAAAGACCATTTAAGTGCAGCAAATGCTCAAATTCCTATAAAGCAAGGGACACCTTATTGAAGCACATAAAGACACACGGAGAGATGCCGTTCAATTGCCCTCATTGCTCCATGGGCTTCGTGCGACAATCGAGTTGGCTGAACCACCTTAGCACTCACACAGAACGGCCGTTCAAGTGTCCCTATTGTCACATGGGCTTCATGCAGGAAGCCCCTCTAAAGAAACACCTTAGCACTCACTCAGAAGAACGACCCCACAAGTGCCCCCATTGCTCCATGGGCTTCGTGCATGAAACCACTCTGAGGAAACACCTTAGCATTCACACAGGGGAACGGCCGTTCAAGTGCTCCCTCTGCCCGAAAACATTTCGGCTTAATGAACATCTTAAGCGCCACATTAGGACCCACACGGGAGAACGGCCCTATCCATGTGATCAGTGCGAAAAGTCCTTTGCGGACAAGCCTACTCTTAGGGTCCACAAACGACTTCACACGGGCGAGCGACCCTATGAATGCCCCGATTGTCAGGCAACTTATGGGGACAATGGAGGTCTCAGGAAGCACAGAATGCTTTACACGGAAGATAGACCATTTAAATGTAATATCTGCGACAAGACCTTTAAGTCTAATGCCTGTATGAGTAATCATATCAAAACTCACTCTGCAGAAAAGACGTAG
- the Hydr2 gene encoding abhydrolase domain-containing protein 2, with product MSTAFLTLIAVIVCILFRILNVHSQPLKPSVWCLDAQFLDCLYKIAPVLREPYIPPRLWGFSGHVQTVLHSIVGRVRCPWPLGQRLYLSLEDGSTLTYDLYQPLNEQEDDITVAICPGIANSSESVYIRTFVHLAQCNGYRCAVLNHIGALRSVQVTSTRIFTYGHTEDFAAMVEHLHQKYRQTRIVAVGFSLGGNLVTKYMGEDQKTKPTCVIGGISICQGYNAVEGTKWLLNWQNFRRFYLYIMTENVKSIILRHRHILLSDEVKARHNLNEREIIAAATLPELDEAYTRRVYNFPSTQELYKWSSSLFYFDSIKKPMIFINAKDDPLIPEDLLHPIKEYATTRQNTAYVEVAHGGHLGFYEGGFLYPNPVTWLDRTLVAMVGSLVMMQDVGKVAS from the exons ATGTCCACCGCCTTCCTGACGCTCATCGCCGTCATCGTGTGCATCCTTTTCCGCATCCTAAATGTCCACAGTCAGCCGCTGAAGCCGAGTGTGTGGTGCCTGGACGCCCAGTTCCTGGACTGCCTCTACAAAATCGCCCCCGTGCTGAGGGAGCC TTACATTCCTCCACGTCTTTGGGGCTTCAGTGGTCATGTCCAGACAGTTTTGCACAGCATTGTGGGCCGAGTCCGTTGTCCTTGGCCCCTTGGACAGCGTTTGTACTTGTCCCTTGAGGATGGCTCCACTCTAACCTACGACCTGTACCAGCCCCTCAACGAACAGGAGG ATGACATCACGGTGGCCATTTGTCCGGGCATCGCCAATAGCTCGGAATCGGTGTACATTCGCACCTTTGTGCACTTGGCTCAGTGCAATGGATACCGCTGCGCGGTCCTAAATCACATCGGTGCATTGCGCAGTGTCCAGGTGACCTCCACGCGCATTTTTACCTACGGCCACACAGAGGATTTCGCTGCCATGGTGGAGCATCTGCACCAGAAGTACCGTCAAACTCGCATAGTGGCGGTTGGTTTCAGTCTGGGCGGCAATTTGGTCACCAAGTACATGGGCGAGGACCAGAAGACAAAGCCCACCTGCGTCATTGGGGGCATCTCTATTTGCCAGGGATATAATGCCGTCGA GGGCACCAAGTGGCTGCTTAATTGGCAGAACTTCCGTCGTTTCTACCTCTACATCATGACTGAGAACGTGAAGAGCATTATCCTGAGACATCGACATATCTTGCTGTCCGATGAGGTGAAGGCTCGGCATAATCTCAACGAGCGCGAGATCATCGCTGCTGCTACACTGCCCGAACTGGATGAGGCCTATACGAGGCGGGTGTATAATTTCCCCTCCACCCAAGAACTGTACAAGTGGAGCTCGTCGCTGTTCTATTTCGATTCGATTAAGAAGCCCATGATCTTCATCAATGCCAAGGATGATCCCTTGATTCCAGAGGATTTGCTGCATCCCATCAAGGAGTATGCCA CCACTAGGCAAAACACGGCCTATGTGGAGGTGGCCCATGGCGGTCATCTCGGCTTTTACGAGGGCGGTTTCCTGTACCCCAACCCGGTGACTTGGTTGGACCGCACGCTGGTGGCCATGGTTGGATCTTTGGTCATGATGCAGGACGTCGGCAAGGTGGCTTCTTAG
- the LOC108004665 gene encoding uncharacterized protein, with amino-acid sequence MRNYKRKTPKRDPTILREAVAAMKSGISLRAASNIFGIPRSTLLLHRRNNETILPDESEPSEVDINDVEIAPKGYKTVFTEEQEKVLEHFLYVANDYFGLNAKQARSLAYQYVKHVKVACPLSWHRDEMAGLEWFRSFKVRHPKLILTKPERNLEPMNVAEFFANYFSVVKTE; translated from the exons ATGCGAAATTATAAGAGGAAAACGCCGAAAAGAGATCCCACTATTCTTCGCGAAGCTGTTGCAGCCATGAAATCTGGAATTTCCCTGCGAGCGGCATCCAATATATTCGGGATACCGAGAAGTACGCTATTGCTTCATCGCAGAAATAACGAGACTATATTGCCGGACGAATCGGAACCATCCGAGGTAGATATAAACGATGTGGAGATAGCGCCAAAGGGATACAAGACA GTTTTCACAGAAGAACAGGAAAAGGTTTTGGAGCATTTTCTCTATGTGGCCAACGACTATTTTGGATTGAATGCGAAGCAGGCTCGATCCCTGGCCTATCAATACGTTAAACATGTTAAGGTCGCCTGTCCCCTTTCCTGGCATCGTGATGAAATGGCCGGATTGGAATGGTTTCGCAGCTTTAAGGTGCGACACCCAAAATTAATCCTTACCAAACCCGAACGAAACTTGGAACCAATGAATGTCGCTGAATTCTTTGCAAATTACTTTTCGGTAGTGAAAACTGAGTAA